One region of Sphingomonas abietis genomic DNA includes:
- a CDS encoding TPM domain-containing protein codes for MTTNSPQPWRPQTMKIATILLAAALAVPAIAAPLAFPDRGRAAVVDAAHVLSNSQADALNRRIVAWDKATGHQLAVATIPSLQGHEIADYGYQLGRAWGLGRKGIDDGVVLIIAPVEHKVRIEVGRGLEGDLTDAQSAEILINTIVPRLKAHDLPGALSDGADAIMAAIPADAGDTANAAKASGSLMPAILGVIALMLAAGVGAWVLLERRRNKAVAESAARRRAREDGDAAKKRAAPLMPASYGRPPRYVSPLPPYGGSGASYEPPRAPVIAPVIVNAPAPTYEAPRRRDDDNSSSSSWGSTSDSSSSSSSSDSGSSSSGFDSGGGSFSGGGSDSSW; via the coding sequence ATGACCACAAACTCACCTCAGCCTTGGAGACCGCAGACCATGAAAATTGCCACCATCTTGCTTGCCGCCGCGCTTGCCGTACCAGCGATAGCTGCGCCGCTGGCCTTCCCCGATCGCGGCCGGGCGGCCGTCGTCGATGCCGCCCATGTGCTATCGAACAGCCAGGCGGACGCGCTCAACCGTCGCATCGTGGCATGGGACAAGGCGACGGGTCACCAGCTCGCCGTTGCGACGATACCCAGCCTCCAAGGCCATGAGATCGCCGACTATGGCTATCAGCTTGGTCGCGCATGGGGATTGGGCCGCAAGGGCATCGACGACGGCGTCGTGCTGATCATCGCGCCGGTGGAGCACAAGGTCCGCATCGAGGTTGGTCGCGGGCTCGAAGGCGATCTGACCGATGCGCAGTCGGCCGAGATTCTGATCAACACAATCGTCCCGCGCCTCAAAGCCCACGATCTCCCGGGCGCGCTGTCGGATGGCGCCGACGCGATCATGGCCGCGATCCCCGCGGATGCGGGAGACACCGCCAACGCTGCGAAAGCATCTGGCAGCCTGATGCCTGCAATTCTCGGCGTCATCGCGCTGATGCTGGCTGCCGGTGTTGGTGCATGGGTGCTTCTTGAGCGCCGACGGAATAAAGCCGTCGCCGAGTCCGCGGCGCGGCGTCGTGCCCGTGAAGATGGGGATGCGGCCAAGAAACGCGCAGCACCGCTCATGCCGGCGTCGTATGGGCGCCCGCCGCGATATGTCTCGCCCCTGCCCCCTTATGGCGGAAGCGGAGCGAGTTACGAGCCCCCGCGAGCCCCAGTAATCGCGCCGGTGATCGTCAATGCCCCGGCGCCGACCTATGAAGCGCCGCGCAGGCGCGACGATGATAATTCGTCATCCAGCAGCTGGGGCTCGACCAGCGATAGCAGCTCATCTTCGTCGTCGTCGGACAGCGGTTCCAGCAGCAGCGGCTTTGATAGCGGCGGTGGTAGCTTCAGCGGCGGCGGATCGGACAGCAGCTGGTGA
- a CDS encoding HNH endonuclease encodes MTVSSETLELLLAAGLGGESLLAVVRSIENDNPAAAERPAGRSAGAIRQQRYRDRNIERLKNQRPIEQDWVRLVVAVIHRDGSCVYCGTTEDLTADHVIPVCQGGPHDMENLVAACHGCNKSKGGRTPDEWAASGNVVASRYVTRVTAERNTGPAPSLPQNEILKPLPTPTRENSRAREGLDPVSVSAKLDAAQIAVGLVLFGIADIQRRRWRGMPPPHAVSGEQWRGFLDMRKSIRKTLTDRAYVLLCRKLAAHDDPEWPPGEIVDHMTENSWRSFRPEWLPKKTERRNGQRAFHERTSGWAARPGYDGIEPASLDD; translated from the coding sequence GTGACCGTTTCGTCGGAAACGCTCGAGCTGTTGCTGGCTGCCGGCTTGGGTGGCGAATCCCTGCTCGCCGTCGTGCGGTCGATCGAGAACGACAATCCCGCAGCGGCAGAACGCCCCGCTGGTCGAAGCGCGGGGGCAATCCGGCAGCAGCGTTATCGCGATCGCAACATCGAGAGGCTTAAAAATCAGCGCCCCATTGAGCAGGATTGGGTGCGCCTCGTCGTCGCCGTCATTCATCGTGACGGTTCCTGTGTCTACTGCGGCACGACCGAGGATTTGACAGCTGATCATGTCATTCCTGTCTGCCAGGGCGGCCCGCATGACATGGAAAATCTCGTGGCAGCCTGCCATGGGTGCAACAAGTCGAAGGGCGGTAGGACTCCGGATGAGTGGGCGGCATCGGGTAACGTCGTTGCGTCACGTTACGTAACGCGCGTTACGGCGGAGCGTAACACGGGCCCCGCCCCCTCCCTTCCCCAAAATGAGATCTTAAAACCCCTACCCACCCCCACCCGTGAGAATTCCCGTGCGCGTGAAGGGCTCGATCCGGTTTCGGTTTCAGCCAAGCTCGACGCTGCGCAGATCGCGGTCGGCCTGGTGCTGTTCGGCATCGCCGACATCCAGCGCCGTCGGTGGAGGGGTATGCCCCCGCCCCATGCCGTGAGCGGCGAGCAATGGCGGGGGTTCCTCGACATGCGGAAGTCGATCCGAAAAACCCTCACGGACCGGGCCTACGTCCTGCTCTGCCGCAAATTGGCGGCCCACGACGACCCCGAATGGCCGCCTGGCGAGATCGTCGATCACATGACCGAAAACAGCTGGCGGAGCTTCCGGCCAGAGTGGCTCCCCAAGAAAACGGAACGGCGAAATGGGCAACGAGCTTTCCACGAACGAACGAGCGGATGGGCGGCCCGTCCTGGCTACGATGGCATTGAGCCCGCGTCGCTGGACGACTGA
- a CDS encoding PDDEXK family nuclease has product MTLRLKSLPKHLAARIVPDKRPDMRALGRLKTGEMNKTEARYAAVLDAHKIAGDVVWWKFEGLKFRLADNTFYTPDFAVMLSTCELEAHEVKGFWTDDARVKIKVAAAIYPIRFIAVQAPKAGGSDWQREVFG; this is encoded by the coding sequence GTGACGCTGCGCCTCAAGAGCCTGCCGAAGCACCTTGCCGCGCGCATCGTGCCCGACAAGCGCCCCGACATGCGCGCCCTCGGCCGATTGAAGACGGGCGAGATGAACAAGACGGAGGCGCGCTACGCCGCGGTCCTGGACGCGCACAAGATCGCCGGCGATGTGGTCTGGTGGAAGTTCGAAGGGCTCAAGTTCCGCTTGGCCGACAACACCTTTTACACCCCCGACTTCGCGGTGATGCTCTCGACCTGCGAGCTTGAGGCGCACGAGGTGAAGGGCTTCTGGACCGACGACGCGCGGGTGAAGATCAAGGTCGCGGCGGCCATCTACCCGATCAGGTTCATCGCTGTGCAGGCGCCGAAGGCCGGCGGCAGCGATTGGCAGCGCGAGGTGTTCGGGTGA